A genomic window from Salvelinus alpinus chromosome 10, SLU_Salpinus.1, whole genome shotgun sequence includes:
- the LOC139531424 gene encoding uncharacterized protein, translating to MPTSQHPPGGHQTYLPTSPQWTPDLPPNIPPVDTRPTSQHPPSGHQTYLPTSPRWTPDLPPNIPPVDTRPTSQHPPSGHQTYLPTSPQWTPDLPPNIPPVDTRPTSQHPPSGHQTYLPTSPRWTPDLPPNIPPVDTMPTSQHPPSGHQTYLPTSPRWTPDLPPNIPPVDTRPPSQHPPGGHQTYLPTSPQWTPDLPPNIPPVDTRPTSQHPPGGHQTYLPTSPRWTPDLPPNIPRVDTRPTSQHPPSGHQTYLPTSHR from the coding sequence ATGCCTACCTCCCAACATCCCCCCGGTGGACACCAGACCTACCTCCCAACATCCCCCCAGTGGACACCAGACCTACCTCCCAACATCCCCCCAGTGGACACCAGACCTACCTCCCAACATCCCCCCAGTGGACACCAGACCTACCTCCCAACATCCCCACGGTGGACACCAGACCTACCTCCCAACATCCCCCCAGTGGACACCAGACCTACCTCCCAACATCCCCCCAGTGGACACCAGACCTACCTCCCAACATCCCCCCAGTGGACACCAGACCTACCTCCCAACATCCCCCCAGTGGACACCAGACCTACCTCCCAACATCCCCCCAGTGGACACCAGACCTACCTCCCAACATCTCCCCGGTGGACACCAGACCTACCTCCCAACATTCCCCCAGTGGACACCATGCCTACCTCCCAACATCCCCCCAGTGGACACCAGACCTACCTCCCAACATCCCCACGGTGGACACCAGACCTACCTCCCAACATCCCCCCGGTGGACACCAGACCTCCTTCCCAACATCCGCCCGGTGGACACCAGACCTACCTCCCAACATCCCCCCAGTGGACACCAGACCTACCTCCCAACATCCCCCCGGTGGACACCAGACCTACCTCCCAACATCCCCCCGGTGGACACCAGACCTACCTCCCAACATCCCCCCGGTGGACACCAGACCTACCTCCCAACATCCCCCGGGTGGACACCAGACCTACCTCCCAACATCCCCCCAGTGGACACCAGACCTATCTCCCAACATCACACCGgtga